ATCCTGACTGGCTGGCTACCGGCACCGGTACAGACCAGGTGATTGTAGCCTCCGGCTTTGGAGAGAAGTGCAAGTATGTTCAGGGGCACACTGTAATAGGTAAAATGATGGCTGATGCGGTTATAAAATCTACCAAAGAAGCGGTGGCTAACTGTATCCGGGATACGGCCGGACAGCCTGACTAGCCAAGATGAATATTTACCAGATTACCTATGAGCCGAATTACCGGGTGCTGGGGCTTCACTTCTGGGGCTGCAACCTTTTTTGCCGCGGCTGTTATAAAAACTACCGGATTGACGACCTTAGTCTGCCGGGCAGTTCGGTAGAACAGCTTAAAGATGCTCCCAGAGCCAAAAATCCTGCCAGATTTTTAACCCTTGAGGAAGTGCTGGAAAAGACTGAAGGCCTGACCCCCAGAGATATATTCTTTATGGGCAAGGAAGCCTCGCTTGACCTCGAACTGCCTCTGCTGGCAGCCCGGCTTCATGCCCGGCACAAGAGCTTCCACACCCTGCTGACCAACGGGCGTAAACTTACCGACCTTTCAGATATAGACGAAGCGGTTTTCGGCTTTAAATCTGCCAGCGAATCTGTCCACCGGGAATATACCGGGCTGTCCAATACGGGCATACTGGCTAATTTCAAGAAGGTTTACCAGAGCGGTAAAAAGGTTCAGGCTGAAATAGCTTTCATTCCCGACCTGGTGGAAGAGGAAGAGATTGGGGCGCTGGCTAAGACTATCTCTGAAATAGACCGCCGGCTTCTTTTCCGGGTTACGGCCTATTTTGCTGTACCGGGAGCTCCGTGGCCTTCGGCCTGCCGGGAGCAGGTGGAAGATGCCGCTTCAGTTGCCCGCAGATACCTTGATAACGTGGTTACTATGGCCTCTGACAGCCGGGATAACGGCTGGAAGCCGGAAGTAATTTTTTAGGAATAAATATGAAACTAAGCCAAAATGCCAGGATTGTGCTTGAGAAACGTTACCTCAAACGGGACGGGGACGGGAATATTGCCGAATCCTCGGAGGATATGTTCCGCAGGGTAGCGGACACGGTGGCGGCGGCTGAAAATGCCTATAACCCGCCTGGTAAGGCTGCCTGTATGGCAGAAGAGTTTTACGGCATGATGACCGGATTTGAGTTCCTGCCCAATTCGCCCACCCTTCTGAATGCCGGGCGGGAACTGGGGCTTTTATCCTCCTGTTTTGTATTGCCGGTGGCAGATTCGGTTGCGGGGATAGCGAAAGCTGTCGGCGAAGCCATGGTTATCCACCAGTACGGGGGCGGTACCGGCTTTGCTTTTGATGCCATACGGCCGGAAGATGACCCGGTAAAAAGCGGCCATAAGGTGGCCGGCGGGCCGGTCAGGCTGGTGGGGGTCTTTTCGGAAGCGGTCAACTACATAAAGCAGGCCGGGGTGCGCTGCGGCTGCAATTCGGCCAGTCTGCCGGTAAATCACCCGGACATTTTAAAATTTATCCGGGCTAAAGATGAAGGCAGTCACTCCGCCAACTTCGGCATCAATATTGCCCTGACGGATGATTTTATCCGGAAAGTCCGGCGCGGAGAAGATTATGAGCTGGTTAACCCGCGCACCGGAAGGGTCAGCGGCAGTTTATCCGCCGCCGAGGTCTTTTACCGCATAGCCCGAAGCTCTTGGGAAACGGGTGACCCGGGGATAATGTTTATTGACCGCATAAATAAAGATAACCCCACCCCCCGGCTTGGGGAATTTATAACTACCGACCCCTGCGGTGGACAGCCTTTGC
This sequence is a window from Dehalococcoides mccartyi 195. Protein-coding genes within it:
- a CDS encoding radical SAM protein produces the protein MNIYQITYEPNYRVLGLHFWGCNLFCRGCYKNYRIDDLSLPGSSVEQLKDAPRAKNPARFLTLEEVLEKTEGLTPRDIFFMGKEASLDLELPLLAARLHARHKSFHTLLTNGRKLTDLSDIDEAVFGFKSASESVHREYTGLSNTGILANFKKVYQSGKKVQAEIAFIPDLVEEEEIGALAKTISEIDRRLLFRVTAYFAVPGAPWPSACREQVEDAASVARRYLDNVVTMASDSRDNGWKPEVIF